In one window of Qipengyuania gaetbuli DNA:
- the ftsZ gene encoding cell division protein FtsZ, whose product MSINIGPASSDDLRPKIMVIGVGGAGGNAIANMMAAEIEGVEFIVANTDAQALSSSSAEKRIQLGPDITGGLGAGARPEVGKAAAEETVEDIEDALDGCNMVFIAAGMGGGTGTGAAPVIAEAARRKGVLTVGVVTKPFLFEGTRRMRAAEAGIEELQKHVDTLIVIPNQNLFLVAKAETTFKEAFMLADEVLQQGVRSITDLMVMPGLINLDFADVRSVMSEMGKAMMGTGEGEGENRALEAAELAIANPLLDGVSMAGAKGVIISIIGGEDMKLLEVDEAANHIRELVDEDANIIWGSAFNPDLQGKIRVSVVATGIEQSGSAAAAPTRSFSMSESRAPQRPVLDLPSESVTDDEPFELSEGLSAEPEEDVLDTMAEDEGISSLGLSSASADDFGDEDEEDDDVDGIVDPLAGLRNEETERFDNYDEDDLPSPADDTGFGDGWTDDGDGAAGSPLDLSDPLDGDAGQDELQLGADQYADGQSPLASKPGRKQAILGGGAGGGDAGGNAPASQGSTLFERMANLSRGSSQSESDDDDDGDEDEGSSGSLNIPRFLGRQNNQ is encoded by the coding sequence ATGAGCATCAATATCGGCCCCGCTTCCAGCGACGATTTGCGTCCCAAGATCATGGTGATCGGCGTCGGTGGCGCCGGCGGCAATGCGATCGCGAACATGATGGCGGCCGAGATCGAGGGCGTGGAATTCATCGTGGCCAATACCGATGCGCAGGCACTGTCCAGCTCGTCGGCCGAAAAGCGCATCCAGCTCGGTCCCGACATCACCGGCGGCCTCGGCGCAGGCGCCCGTCCCGAAGTGGGCAAGGCTGCGGCCGAAGAAACGGTCGAGGACATCGAAGACGCGCTCGACGGCTGCAACATGGTCTTCATCGCGGCCGGCATGGGCGGCGGCACCGGCACCGGTGCAGCGCCCGTCATCGCAGAAGCCGCACGCCGCAAGGGCGTGCTGACCGTCGGCGTCGTGACCAAGCCGTTCCTGTTCGAAGGCACCCGCCGCATGCGCGCTGCGGAAGCCGGTATCGAGGAACTGCAGAAGCACGTCGACACGCTGATCGTCATTCCGAACCAGAACCTGTTCCTGGTCGCGAAGGCGGAAACCACCTTCAAGGAAGCCTTCATGCTCGCCGACGAGGTGCTGCAGCAGGGCGTGCGTTCGATCACCGATCTCATGGTCATGCCGGGCCTCATCAACCTCGACTTCGCCGACGTGCGTTCGGTGATGAGCGAAATGGGCAAGGCCATGATGGGCACCGGCGAGGGCGAGGGCGAGAACCGCGCGCTCGAGGCCGCCGAACTGGCGATTGCCAACCCGCTGCTCGACGGCGTGTCCATGGCCGGCGCCAAGGGCGTGATCATCTCGATCATCGGCGGCGAGGACATGAAGCTGCTCGAAGTCGACGAGGCCGCGAACCACATCCGCGAGCTGGTCGACGAAGACGCCAACATTATCTGGGGTAGCGCATTCAACCCCGACCTACAGGGCAAGATCCGCGTCTCGGTCGTTGCCACCGGCATAGAACAGAGCGGTTCGGCTGCTGCAGCGCCGACGCGCAGTTTCTCCATGTCGGAATCGCGTGCGCCGCAGCGCCCGGTGCTCGACCTGCCGAGCGAGAGCGTGACCGACGACGAACCTTTCGAACTGAGCGAAGGCCTCTCGGCCGAGCCGGAAGAAGACGTGCTCGACACCATGGCCGAAGACGAGGGCATCTCCTCGCTCGGGCTGTCGTCCGCCAGCGCCGACGATTTCGGTGACGAGGACGAGGAAGACGACGATGTCGACGGCATCGTCGATCCGCTCGCCGGCCTGCGCAACGAAGAGACCGAGCGCTTCGACAACTATGACGAGGACGACCTGCCTTCGCCTGCCGACGACACCGGCTTCGGTGACGGCTGGACCGACGATGGCGACGGCGCTGCCGGTTCGCCGCTCGACCTGTCCGACCCGCTCGACGGCGATGCCGGCCAGGACGAACTGCAGCTCGGCGCGGACCAGTATGCCGATGGGCAGAGCCCGCTCGCCAGCAAGCCCGGCCGCAAGCAGGCGATCCTTGGCGGCGGCGCAGGTGGCGGTGACGCCGGCGGCAATGCGCCGGCTTCGCAGGGCAGCACGCTGTTCGAACGCATGGCGAACCTGTCGCGCGGCTCGTCCCAGTCCGAAAGCGACGACGATGACGATGGCGACGAGGACGAGGGCAGCAGCGGCTCGCTCAACATCCCGCGCTTCCTTGGACGCCAGAACAACCAGTAA
- the murB gene encoding UDP-N-acetylmuramate dehydrogenase, whose product MAPDCEVEGGVATPVSTEGLRGKLTPDAPLAKLVWFKTGGNADWMFEPEDLDDLRLFLERLEGELPVMALGLGSNMIVRDGGVPGVVIKLGKPFAKVSVDGQVVTCGGGAHGILVASAARDAGVAGLEFMRGIPGTVGGFVRMNGGAYGREVSDCLIDCQVILPDGALVTLPAADLQYTYRHSALPDGAVVVSARFEGTPGDPEAIGAEMDRIADAREASQPLRTKTGGSTFKNPPGMKAWELVDKAGCRGLTMGGAQVSEKHTNFLINTGTATSADIEGLGEEVRRRVYENSGVMLEWEIQRVGRP is encoded by the coding sequence ACGCTCCGCTCGCAAAGCTGGTGTGGTTCAAGACCGGCGGCAATGCCGACTGGATGTTCGAACCCGAAGACCTCGACGACTTGCGCCTGTTCCTCGAACGGCTGGAAGGCGAGCTTCCGGTGATGGCGCTCGGCCTCGGATCCAACATGATCGTGCGCGATGGCGGTGTGCCGGGCGTGGTGATCAAGCTGGGCAAGCCCTTCGCCAAGGTTTCGGTCGACGGGCAGGTCGTGACTTGCGGCGGCGGCGCGCACGGCATCCTTGTCGCCAGCGCGGCGCGCGATGCGGGCGTTGCGGGCCTCGAATTCATGCGCGGAATTCCCGGCACCGTGGGCGGCTTCGTGCGCATGAACGGCGGTGCCTACGGGCGCGAGGTGTCGGACTGCCTGATCGACTGCCAGGTAATCCTGCCCGACGGCGCGCTGGTGACGCTGCCGGCGGCGGACCTGCAATATACCTATCGCCATTCCGCCCTGCCCGACGGGGCGGTCGTGGTGTCGGCGCGGTTCGAGGGCACGCCGGGCGATCCGGAAGCCATCGGCGCGGAAATGGACCGCATCGCCGATGCGCGCGAGGCCAGCCAGCCGCTGCGCACCAAGACCGGCGGATCCACTTTCAAGAACCCGCCCGGGATGAAGGCATGGGAACTGGTCGACAAGGCCGGTTGCCGCGGCCTCACCATGGGCGGCGCGCAGGTGAGCGAGAAGCACACGAACTTCCTCATCAACACCGGCACGGCCACCAGCGCCGATATCGAAGGTCTGGGCGAGGAAGTGCGCCGGCGCGTCTACGAAAACTCGGGCGTCATGCTCGAATGGGAAATTCAGCGGGTTGGAAGGCCCTGA
- a CDS encoding cell division protein FtsQ/DivIB, giving the protein MAKVTRKPTGVRRSAAARSRNQKARAAKRHTSGMLDKVMAALPFTEEQWNKFFLFLIVAAGLGIAWTVASFAGVPELARAELAKSASRAGYEVRTVRVTGVDRMSEQLVYQKVLGETDRPMPLVELEEIRERLLELPWVKDARVSRQLPDTLRIDIVEREPHAVLAKPDRLMLVDDEGHELEPVSADAAKGKLLISGPGAQKQVADLGRLLDAAPALKPQIVAAEWVGNRRWNLTFRTGQMLALPEGEMGPAALVKFAEMDGRNRLIGGQAVAIDMRVPDRAYLRCKDGPCPRGMSAQ; this is encoded by the coding sequence ATGGCTAAGGTCACCCGCAAGCCCACCGGCGTCAGGCGCTCGGCTGCGGCGCGCAGCCGCAACCAGAAGGCGCGGGCGGCCAAGCGGCATACCAGCGGGATGCTCGACAAGGTGATGGCGGCGCTGCCTTTCACCGAAGAGCAGTGGAACAAGTTCTTCCTCTTCCTGATCGTCGCAGCAGGGCTGGGCATCGCATGGACGGTGGCAAGCTTTGCCGGCGTTCCCGAACTCGCGCGTGCCGAGCTGGCGAAGTCCGCCAGCCGTGCAGGTTACGAGGTACGCACAGTGCGCGTCACCGGCGTCGACCGGATGAGCGAACAGCTCGTCTACCAGAAGGTGCTGGGCGAAACCGACCGGCCGATGCCGCTGGTCGAGCTGGAGGAAATCCGCGAGCGCTTGCTCGAATTGCCGTGGGTCAAGGATGCACGCGTCTCGCGCCAACTGCCCGATACGCTGCGCATCGATATCGTCGAGCGCGAGCCGCATGCCGTGCTGGCGAAGCCCGACCGGCTGATGCTGGTCGATGACGAGGGGCACGAGCTCGAACCCGTGTCGGCCGATGCTGCCAAGGGCAAGCTGCTGATTTCCGGTCCGGGCGCGCAGAAGCAGGTCGCCGACCTCGGCCGCCTGCTCGATGCAGCGCCGGCGCTGAAGCCGCAGATCGTTGCCGCCGAATGGGTCGGCAATCGCCGCTGGAACCTCACCTTCCGCACCGGCCAGATGCTGGCGCTTCCCGAAGGCGAGATGGGGCCGGCGGCGCTGGTCAAGTTCGCCGAGATGGACGGGCGCAACCGGCTTATCGGGGGGCAGGCGGTCGCCATCGACATGCGCGTCCCCGACCGCGCCTACCTGCGGTGCAAGGACGGCCCATGTCCGCGCGGGATGAGCGCGCAGTAA
- the ftsA gene encoding cell division protein FtsA yields the protein MSARDERAVMATQLPLPRVTRVFGAVNIGSFRVSAMIMGQAEDGEMVVLGSSHRKSEGIKRGYVTDMRLATHAIRNAVEKAEANANTSVSSVWIGCAGAGLSSKIASVEIAIGGRRIDEDDLEHLLYAARDHIQPDGRMVLHAQPAHYTLDGAHGIANPTGLHAESLGVDIHVTLAEGAPVRNLIEAVQSAHLDVEGVVASPLAAAYACLSAEERELGVALVEIGAQVTNVSVHAGGMLLGLRSIPVGSNDITDAIASSLGIRRSQAERLKCVSGSAIATPSDHREMIPVNAPDEEPSGQPARGADEHNRIPRAELVSVVTDRLGAMTSEIAKGLKAMGFSGSSGGQVVLTGGGAELHGIAEFMQGALGLPVRTGKPPALRGLPEAHATPGFATLAGLCLYASEDPVDIRSIGPSYQPSRRYSGLGLLNRVVQAVKEYF from the coding sequence ATGTCCGCGCGGGATGAGCGCGCAGTAATGGCCACGCAGCTTCCTCTGCCGCGCGTCACCCGCGTGTTCGGTGCAGTGAACATCGGTTCCTTCCGCGTCTCGGCCATGATCATGGGCCAGGCCGAAGACGGCGAAATGGTTGTGCTCGGCTCGTCCCACCGCAAGAGCGAGGGCATCAAGCGCGGCTATGTCACCGACATGCGCCTTGCGACGCACGCCATCCGCAACGCCGTCGAAAAAGCGGAAGCGAACGCCAACACCTCGGTGTCGAGTGTTTGGATCGGCTGTGCGGGCGCTGGCCTGTCGAGCAAGATCGCCAGCGTCGAAATCGCCATCGGCGGGCGCCGCATCGACGAGGACGACCTCGAACACCTGCTCTATGCCGCGCGCGACCATATCCAGCCCGACGGGCGCATGGTTCTGCACGCGCAGCCAGCCCACTACACGCTCGACGGGGCGCACGGCATTGCCAATCCCACCGGCCTTCATGCGGAATCGCTGGGCGTGGATATCCATGTTACGCTGGCCGAGGGCGCGCCGGTCAGGAACCTCATCGAAGCGGTGCAGAGCGCGCATCTCGATGTCGAAGGCGTGGTCGCCAGCCCGCTTGCCGCGGCCTATGCCTGCCTGTCCGCCGAAGAGCGCGAGCTCGGCGTGGCGCTGGTCGAAATCGGCGCGCAGGTTACCAATGTCTCGGTCCATGCCGGCGGGATGCTGCTGGGCCTGCGCTCGATCCCGGTCGGCTCCAACGACATCACCGATGCCATCGCCTCTTCTCTGGGTATCCGGCGCAGCCAGGCAGAGCGCCTCAAATGCGTTTCGGGATCGGCCATCGCGACGCCGAGCGACCACCGCGAGATGATCCCGGTGAACGCGCCGGACGAGGAACCCAGCGGCCAGCCTGCGCGCGGCGCGGACGAACACAACCGCATCCCGCGCGCCGAACTCGTGTCGGTCGTCACCGACCGGCTGGGCGCGATGACCTCCGAAATCGCCAAGGGCCTGAAAGCCATGGGCTTTTCTGGCAGCAGCGGCGGACAGGTCGTCCTGACGGGCGGCGGGGCGGAACTGCACGGCATTGCCGAATTCATGCAGGGTGCGCTCGGCCTGCCAGTGCGGACCGGCAAGCCGCCGGCCCTGCGCGGCCTGCCCGAAGCCCATGCGACACCCGGCTTCGCGACGCTGGCGGGCCTGTGCCTTTATGCCTCGGAAGACCCGGTCGACATCCGGTCCATCGGCCCCAGCTACCAGCCCTCGCGGCGCTATTCCGGTCTCGGCTTGCTCAACCGCGTGGTCCAGGCGGTGAAGGAGTACTTCTGA
- a CDS encoding D-alanine--D-alanine ligase: MSILDAKIHVAVLMGGWANERPVSLMSGEGVAKALEARGHKVTRIDMDRQVAARIAEAAPDVVFNALHGVPGEDGTVQGMLDLMGVTYTHSGLVTSVIAIDKQLTKQALVPHGIPMPGGRIVKSAELFERDPLPRPYVLKPVNEGSSVGVAIVTDEGNYGNPIARDAKGPWQEFRELLAEPYIKGREMTSAVVDFEDGPRALAVTELKPKSGFYDFDAKYTDGMTDHVCPADIPDNIRDLCLEIALKAHRVLGCKGTSRTDFRWDEEQGEDGLFVLETNTQPGMTPLSLVPEQARHIGMDYGELVETIIAAALREKGRRDG, translated from the coding sequence ATGAGCATTCTTGACGCCAAGATCCACGTCGCCGTCCTGATGGGCGGCTGGGCCAACGAACGGCCCGTTTCGCTGATGTCGGGCGAAGGCGTCGCCAAGGCGTTGGAAGCGCGTGGCCACAAGGTCACGCGCATCGACATGGACCGCCAGGTCGCCGCCCGCATTGCCGAGGCCGCTCCCGATGTCGTGTTCAACGCGCTTCACGGCGTTCCGGGCGAAGATGGCACGGTGCAGGGCATGCTCGACCTGATGGGCGTGACCTATACGCATTCGGGCCTCGTCACCTCGGTCATCGCGATCGACAAGCAGCTGACCAAGCAGGCGCTGGTGCCGCATGGCATTCCCATGCCCGGCGGCCGCATCGTGAAAAGCGCAGAGCTGTTCGAGCGCGATCCGCTGCCGCGCCCCTACGTGCTCAAGCCTGTCAACGAAGGCAGCTCGGTCGGCGTCGCGATCGTCACCGACGAGGGCAATTACGGCAATCCGATTGCGCGCGATGCCAAGGGGCCGTGGCAGGAATTCAGGGAACTGCTCGCCGAACCATACATCAAGGGGCGCGAGATGACGTCGGCCGTGGTCGATTTCGAGGATGGTCCGCGCGCGCTTGCGGTCACCGAACTCAAGCCCAAGAGCGGCTTCTACGATTTCGATGCGAAATATACCGACGGCATGACCGACCACGTCTGCCCGGCCGACATTCCCGACAATATCCGCGACCTGTGCCTCGAAATCGCGCTCAAGGCGCACAGGGTGCTGGGCTGCAAGGGCACCAGCCGCACGGACTTCCGCTGGGACGAGGAACAGGGCGAGGACGGGCTCTTCGTGCTCGAGACCAATACCCAGCCTGGCATGACTCCGCTCAGCCTCGTGCCTGAACAGGCGCGCCACATCGGCATGGACTATGGCGAACTGGTTGAAACCATCATCGCCGCAGCCCTGCGCGAGAAGGGGCGGCGCGATGGCTAA